Genomic segment of Pongo pygmaeus isolate AG05252 chromosome 1, NHGRI_mPonPyg2-v2.0_pri, whole genome shotgun sequence:
ATAGGGAAAGCTAATGGAGAAAAAAAGGCAGGACAGAGGAGATAAGGATGGGGAGAAAGAGGAGCAAGTTTCTCATCACATTCCATAAAAGGGGTCCAAGACAAAGCCTCCTATGAGAAGAATTGTGTAGGGCTAGCAAGCCCTGACCATGACAGGATCTCCTAGAGATTCACAGAAGGGAGTCTTCTAAGGAGAGCGCTCCCCTCCTGCTACACAGAGTTTGGAGGGTGACCACATCTGAGGACATCTCATAGAACCTCAACTACCGAGTTCATCCCCCTGCCTCCTGGTTTTCCTCTGCCCTTTGAAATGGAGCTATGGTCCTGGGCAGGCTGGAGGTctagccactgggcccagctacCTTCAGGGGATTTGCGATTCTGTGCCCTGATTCAGAGGCTTTTCCTTCATCCACCCAGGGCCTCTGTTTAGAGCTCTGCCCTCTCCTCTTCCACCCCTATGGGGGGGGCTGTAGGTTGTAGAGGAGTATTATTTTCTCTGTGTAGGAGAGATGTCAGATTATGGTTCCTGGCAGATAGAGTAAACAGGCAGGATACTTGGACTCAGTGATTCACTGTTAATCTCCCCGACCCAAGTTTTGGTCCTGTTTCCCTTCCAGAAAAATAGGACTAAGTTGTGGGGAAGGGGTGGTTATATAAATGATTCCAAGAAAGGATCTGGGGGAGTTATGAGCATTGAACCCTGACCTGAAAACCCTGGCCACAGAAGCTTCAGAAGCTTGGGGGAAATAGCCGAGGTGAATTAAGGTGGTTGGGAGGGGTGGGCTGAAGGGCACAATCCTCCAGCCACCTGGCCCCTTTCTTCCCCGTGGGGCTGTCTGGCTTGAATCCTCttgtctctccctccttctccctgtcTCCTATCCTGTTcccaggaggctgggatgggTTTGAGAGTCTGAGAAAGGGCAAGAGAGGAGATAAGCAGCTTAAAGGAGAGTCCAGGGATGGAGGTGGGAGGCTGTATGGACTCGGAGGTGTGTCTGAGGGTAGCTTGCTGTCTGCCATTCCCTGCCCCACTCTGGCTGCTTCCAGGCCTGGGGAAATAGTGTTGCTCAAGcttgggggtggtggtgatgatgctgACCTGATGGTTGCTAAAGTGGGACTGAGATGTCCCTTTGGATAGGTCGACTACCTGGCAGTAATCCGCTAGCTGCGAAGCATCATCTTTCCCATCAGTGTTGGAGGGAAAGGCACTGCCCACCTGGTAGCTCAGCCCATGTCTTGGCAGGCCTGTGCAAGGGAGGATTCTCAAGTTTCTCTGTTCTTCTCCACAGCACATGGTGATGAGTTTCCGGGTGTCTGAGCTTCAGGTGCTTCTTGGCTTTGCTGGCCGGAATAAGAGTGGACGGAAGCACGAGCTCCTGGCCAAGGCTCTGCACCTCCTGAAGTCCAGCTGTGCCCCTAGTGTCCAGATGAAGATCAAAGAGCTTTACCGACGACGCTTTCCCCGGAAGACCCTGGGGCCCTCtgatctctcccttctctctttgcCCCCTGGCACCTCTCCTGTAGGCTCCCCTGGTCCTCTAGCTCCCATTCCCCCAACCCTGTTGGCCCCTGGCACCCTGCTGGGCCCCAAGCGTGAGGTGGACATGCACCCCCCTCTGCCCCAGCCTGTGCACCCTGATGTCACCATGAAACCATTGCCCTTCTATGAAGTCTATGGGGAGCTCATCCGGCCCACCACCCTTGGTATGGCTCTTTGTGGTCCCTTAGTCTTCTGGACTCCCTACCTGTTCCCCAAACATTTCTTAGGCTTTAGTCCTATGGGATCAGCGACCTGGGACAGGGGCGATTTCTGTGGCTGCCTGTGCATGGGCTTAGAATAACTGCCCCTTTGTATCCTCAGCATCCACTTCTAGCCAGCGGTTTGAGGAAGCGCACTTTACCTTTGCCCTCACACCCCAGCAAGTGCAGCAGATTCTTACATCCAGGTACATCTCttccagtcttcctgcctcatctCTGGACTCTGCTTTCtgactttcttctcttctgcccTGCGCTCTTCCCTATCCATCCTCCTATACCTACTTGTCTCTCGTtcttttgtgtgtctcttctctatcTCCTGCACATCTAACTTTCAGCCTTTCTGTGCATTCACCCTTGCCCTCTGGGGGCTACATGTTGACATCTCTTCATCTCCCTCCCTGTTACAGAGAGGTTCTGCCAGGAGCCAAATGTGATTATACCATACAGGTGCAGCTAAGGTGAGTTCATCCTCCCTGCCTATGCTGGGTACCCACTGGGGGTAGGAGTGAAGTAGGGGTATGACAGATACCCTTACGAGATGTCCCTGCTCTGCCACTGCCTACTGCAGCCCTGCGGCTCTTGTTGGATGCTGAGGGCTTCAGGCATCTATGACTGATTTTCTGGGGTTCCCTGTCTCTCTGCCAGATTCAAGTAAAGAAGtttcttcccactctttcctcctttctcatcTCTTACCAGGTTCTGTCTCTGTGAGACCAGCTGCCCCCAGGAAGATTATTTTCCCCCCAACCTCTTTGtcaaggtcaatgggaaactgtGCCCCCTGCCGGTAAATGCTCTCCCCTTTTTCTGTCAGTAATCCCTTAGCGTTTCAGTTCATAAATATTAACTACAAACCTATTCTGAAAGAGACATGCCTAGCACAGTgcgtggcacatagtaggtgctcagtttaCTGACTGAATCAATATAATCTCGAGAGTATTAAGATAGGGCTGAACAAAGGTTTTGTGACAACTCGGAGGAGGACATTAGTTCAACCCGAGATGTAAGAaagacttcttttttgttttttttttggagacagagtctctcgctctgtcactcaggctggagtgcaatggcgcaatctctgctcactgcaacctctgcctccctagttcaagcaattgtcttgcctcagcctcccaagtagctgggattacaggtgcccaccaccccgcccggctaatttttgtatttttagtagagacagagttttaccatgttagctaggctggtctcgaactcctgacctcaggtgatctgcccgcctcgtattcctaaagtgctgggattacaggcatgagccagtgcacccagccagaaagacTTGACACCAGAGCTTAGAGTTAGAAAAGGTGAGGCATCCTTATTCCTCCTCCTCAGGGACTCAGTGAGTGGGTTCCTTTTTTCTCGATCAATAAATAAGCTCTCCTTTCTCCCCAGGAGTGAACCCCACACACAGCCCTAGACAGTGCTCCAGTTTTGTGAGCCACTGAATGGGCCTCCATCCCCTtggtcagtgagtgagtgagttggCCTTCCCTCCAGGGATTGAATAACCCGAGACAAGATATCTTTTGTTGAAAGAGCAGAGCCCCTTCCCAGAGCCACTTCTCCGCTGACCAGTCCCTCCCTTCTCCAGGGTTACCTTCCCCCAACCAAGAATGGGGCCGAGCCCAAGAGGCCCAGCCGCCCCATCAACATCACACCCCTGGCTCGACTCTCAGCCACTGTTCCCAACACCATTGTGGTCAATTGGTCATCTGAGTTTGGACGGGTGAGCACAGCTAAAGCAGGTGCCTGGAAAAGCCTGCTGAGGGTGAAGGGGAACCATCCAGTGTCCTGGGCTGGGGAAGCATTTTCCTCTTTATGGGTCTGTCCCTGGTCCTCATGGAACAAAAGTGGGCAGTGGTGGTATGAGAAGCAGAGGCTAATTGTCTACCCCCTGCCTCCAAGTAGAATTACTCCTTGTCTGTGTACCTGGTGAGGCAGTTGACTGCAGGAACCCTTCTACAAAAACTCAGAGCAAAGGGTATCCGGAACCCAGACCACTCGCGGGCACTGAGTGAGTAAcatctttcctctcttccccacCTGATCTGGATCCAAGTCTTCCTGGCCCTCCAGCCTTCATAATTAAACCCATACCTCTTTTTTGACAacttcctccccttctcacaTGAACCCCAACCCTCCCCGTCTACCCCTGACCAGTCTTCCAGTCTTTATAGTTGAAGTTGGACCACTCCCAGGCACCTTTGAATTTCCAATCATGTATCTGCTTTGCACCTCACAGTTCCTAACTCCAGCCCTGCTAGAATATGGGCTCTCCGGACTGGAAAGAATCTTAGGGGTCCTCTAATCTAACCCTCACATGATGCTTCAACTCCTCCAGATCATCTCTAACATAGCCAGAGTGTCACGCTATGTTTAAGCATCTTCAGGGATGGGAAAAtcccccacacccagccttcatCATCCATATCCCAGACCACTTCCATGTGACGTCCCACTGGCCCCCAAAGACGCTCCACCCAGCAGCCTCTCAGCCAGAGCCATCTGTTCCTGGCCTtaccaactcctgggctccctcCAGCCTTGCTGACCTCATGGCTCTGGCCTCACTTTTGTTTCAGTCAAGGAGAAATTGACTGCTGATCCTGACAG
This window contains:
- the PIAS3 gene encoding E3 SUMO-protein ligase PIAS3 isoform X3, translating into MAELGELKHMVMSFRVSELQVLLGFAGRNKSGRKHELLAKALHLLKSSCAPSVQMKIKELYRRRFPRKTLGPSDLSLLSLPPGTSPVGSPGPLAPIPPTLLAPGTLLGPKREVDMHPPLPQPVHPDVTMKPLPFYEVYGELIRPTTLASTSSQRFEEAHFTFALTPQQVQQILTSREVLPGAKCDYTIQVQLRFCLCETSCPQEDYFPPNLFVKVNGKLCPLPGYLPPTKNGAEPKRPSRPINITPLARLSATVPNTIVVNWSSEFGRNYSLSVYLVRQLTAGTLLQKLRAKGIRNPDHSRALIKEKLTADPDSEVATTSLRVSLMCPSFDAALYLQMNEKKPTWTCPVCDKKAPYESLIIDGLFMEILSSCSDCDEIQFMEDGSWCPMKPKKEASEVCPPPGYGLDGLQYSPVQEGNPSENKKKVEVIDLTIESSSDEEDLPPTKKHCSVTSAAIPALPGSKGVLTSGHQPSSVLRSPAMGTLGGDFLSSLPLHEYPPAFPLGADIQGLDLFSFLQTESQHYGPSVITSLDEQDALGHFFQYRGTPSHFLGPLAPTLGSSHRSATPAPPPGRVSSIVAPGGALREGHGGPLPSGPSLTGCRSDIISLD